A window of Longispora fulva contains these coding sequences:
- a CDS encoding acyltransferase family protein: MHTLTHREYLAMRRFPALDGLRAVAALMVVFFHFGGTRWGFLSGWSGVHVFFVLSGFLITTLLLREQDRAGKISLRNFYLRRFFRIIPVYVITFAAVVAVFSLRGEYDASGLHAAMPYYLTFFNEFADPSAFIVSWSLGIEQKFYLFWPLLAFAVALGFRARLAVTVGTTALVLCLFPLVDGGWPVHYLVMLTGALLAVVLHHRRGFALLRPLTHPVAGTLVAVALVAGQVSIRFAVPWVGTEPPVIAAYGVLIALGLPALLGAGPVPWLLAQRPLAAIGDRSYALYLLQPLAGLMAGGVLAAPGTTRNALLVAAIALGMADLMYRVVEQPMIRLGRRLTAPPKPATTPPASPVEQDALTHAS; this comes from the coding sequence GTGCACACTCTGACCCATCGCGAATACCTGGCCATGCGCCGGTTCCCCGCATTGGACGGGCTGCGCGCCGTTGCCGCCCTCATGGTGGTGTTCTTCCATTTCGGGGGCACCCGCTGGGGCTTTCTGTCCGGTTGGAGCGGGGTGCACGTCTTCTTCGTGCTGTCCGGTTTCCTGATCACCACCCTGCTGCTGCGGGAACAGGACCGCGCCGGAAAGATCTCGCTGCGCAACTTCTACCTGCGGCGGTTCTTCCGGATCATCCCGGTCTACGTGATCACGTTCGCCGCCGTCGTCGCTGTGTTCAGCCTGCGCGGCGAGTACGACGCCAGCGGCCTGCACGCCGCGATGCCGTACTACCTGACGTTCTTCAACGAGTTCGCCGACCCGTCGGCCTTCATCGTCTCCTGGTCGCTGGGCATCGAGCAGAAGTTCTACCTGTTCTGGCCGCTGCTCGCCTTCGCCGTCGCGCTCGGGTTCCGCGCCCGGCTGGCCGTGACCGTCGGCACGACCGCCCTGGTGCTGTGCCTGTTCCCGCTGGTCGACGGCGGCTGGCCGGTGCACTACCTCGTGATGCTGACCGGCGCGCTGCTGGCCGTCGTCCTGCACCACCGGCGCGGCTTCGCCCTGCTGCGGCCCCTGACCCATCCCGTGGCCGGCACCCTGGTCGCCGTCGCCCTCGTCGCCGGCCAGGTCTCCATCCGGTTCGCCGTCCCGTGGGTCGGCACCGAGCCGCCCGTGATCGCCGCCTACGGCGTGCTGATCGCCCTCGGCCTGCCCGCGCTACTGGGCGCCGGCCCGGTGCCGTGGCTGCTCGCCCAGCGCCCGCTCGCCGCGATCGGGGACCGATCCTACGCGCTGTACCTGCTCCAGCCGTTGGCCGGTCTGATGGCCGGTGGCGTGCTCGCCGCGCCGGGCACCACCCGCAACGCGCTCCTGGTCGCCGCGATCGCCCTGGGCATGGCCGACCTGATGTACCGGGTGGTCGAACAGCCGATGATCCGGCTCGGCCGGCGCCTGACCGCACCCCCGAAGCCGGCCACCACGCCGCCGGCCAGCCCCGTCGAGCAGGACGCCCTGACGCACGCGTCGTGA
- a CDS encoding pentapeptide repeat-containing protein, which yields MPPKTRAPKSPLQPAVPDRISPAGPESGVFDSEASYWQLAFTDQDLSRRVAELVEFEQCRLTSVDLSGTSLDRARFTDCAIGNSNLANLRTTGSTLRRVSVAASRATGLQWIDGALQDVALAECRLDLCTFRFSKFKDVVFTGCNLTRADFTNADLRGARFVGCDLAGAQFHNALMDGTVFSRCELSDLGGVTSFAGARLESADLVALSYALADALGIVIAEE from the coding sequence ATGCCGCCGAAGACCCGCGCCCCCAAGAGCCCTCTGCAGCCGGCCGTCCCCGACAGGATCTCCCCCGCCGGGCCGGAGAGTGGCGTGTTCGACAGCGAGGCGTCGTACTGGCAACTCGCCTTCACCGACCAGGACCTGTCCCGCCGGGTCGCCGAGCTCGTGGAGTTCGAGCAGTGCCGGTTGACCTCCGTGGACCTGTCGGGCACGAGCCTGGACCGGGCCAGGTTCACCGACTGCGCGATCGGGAACTCCAACCTGGCCAACCTGCGCACCACCGGCTCGACCCTGCGCCGGGTGTCCGTGGCCGCCAGCCGCGCCACCGGCCTGCAGTGGATCGACGGGGCGTTGCAGGACGTGGCCCTCGCCGAGTGCCGGCTGGACCTGTGCACGTTCCGGTTCTCGAAGTTCAAGGACGTCGTGTTCACCGGGTGCAACCTGACCCGGGCCGACTTCACCAACGCCGACCTGCGCGGGGCCCGGTTCGTCGGGTGCGACCTGGCCGGGGCGCAGTTCCACAACGCGCTGATGGACGGCACCGTGTTCAGCCGGTGCGAGCTGTCCGACCTGGGCGGGGTGACGAGCTTCGCCGGTGCCCGGCTGGAGAGCGCGGACCTGGTGGCGCTGTCCTACGCCCTCGCCGACGCCCTGGGCATCGTCATCGCGGAAGAATAG
- the fabG gene encoding 3-oxoacyl-ACP reductase FabG, with the protein MARTVLVTGGNRGIGLAIAQAFAKQGDRVAITHRGSGAPDGIFGVRCDITDAAQVDAAFTAIEAELGPVEVLVANAGITADTLLMRMSEDQFGSVVDTNLGGAWRCAKRASSKMLRARWGRMIFISSVVGLYGGAGQTNYAASKAGLVGLARSITRELGARNITANVVAPGFIETDMTAELAENLREQYVKAIPAGRMATAEEVASVVTWLASDNSAYVTGAVIPVDGGLGMGH; encoded by the coding sequence GTGGCGCGTACGGTACTGGTCACTGGCGGTAATCGTGGCATCGGGCTGGCGATCGCGCAGGCGTTCGCCAAGCAGGGCGACCGGGTCGCCATCACCCACCGGGGCAGCGGCGCGCCGGACGGCATCTTCGGGGTCCGGTGCGACATCACGGACGCCGCACAGGTCGACGCGGCGTTCACCGCGATCGAGGCTGAGCTCGGCCCGGTCGAGGTGCTGGTCGCCAACGCCGGCATCACCGCGGACACCCTGCTGATGCGGATGAGCGAGGACCAGTTCGGCAGCGTCGTGGACACCAACCTCGGCGGCGCGTGGCGGTGCGCCAAGCGCGCGTCGAGCAAGATGCTCCGCGCCCGCTGGGGCCGCATGATCTTCATCTCCAGCGTCGTCGGCCTGTACGGCGGCGCGGGCCAGACCAACTACGCCGCGTCCAAGGCCGGCCTCGTCGGCCTCGCCCGGTCGATCACCCGCGAGCTGGGCGCGCGCAACATCACGGCCAACGTCGTCGCACCCGGCTTCATCGAGACGGACATGACGGCCGAGCTGGCGGAGAACCTGCGGGAGCAGTACGTCAAGGCGATCCCGGCCGGCCGGATGGCCACCGCCGAGGAGGTCGCCAGCGTGGTCACCTGGCTCGCCAGCGACAACTCGGCATACGTCACCGGGGCGGTCATCCCGGTCGACGGCGGCCTCGGCATGGGTCACTAG
- a CDS encoding DUF7617 domain-containing protein — MGMKRLARWCVLAVVASGLVVVPGLPAQAVVVSPLTLSYDKKIYGRFITNGNGVMQCPPAGTPQIGTTSCSGGAARTDANAVNDWFSMEYANSDSDPLTFNSSQAVIPIPPGSTIDYAKLGWAGDVGVVGANGGGVIAPACTANTPPSPLPRAVLPPGSPSTQQLQVTVGTGGPTTSVPPAVFVTEPTPGPGEPQYYSAQANITGLFAGVSGNTTVTVANVWTPTGFNCFGGWSLTVVYKFPVPDPTYAPELREIFIYDGHVRQGRNDAPTDTTITGFKNAGGMVRAGATAYEGDFGIVGDQFLINDQVMAEPATGKLDNFFISDAENASNPNNPNNYSVDAKSFQLPAGVVNAGDTSVKLTVKTSGDSYMTTQVVFSVPIAELRVLKEVCQSRVVAACTGPSGAGPWAPSVNLLPGDTAYWRITVKNMSAGNANNVVLNDPAEASCVTAAGTFMVPAMSNKVFYCSTANVQDTKPNTVTSRFPAPDDPPGVLRESPPSTATAYVARMTLNKEVCQSQTVADCQSPTGPWVKATNIPYNSSARWRITVTNTGGVALTNVAIADATEASCATTLDLAIGETKYVYCATANVTGDKTNTASAEFPAPPGSPPTTPSTKVPESSASVGTYQVVLVKEVCTSTTVADCQSPTGPWVKTTNGPVGSTAYWRLTLTHRGSVPVTGITVTDPGQTTCAPPGTVNLAVAETKYYYCNTTNVTADKTNTATASYIPPAAPQGTPPTTVTDSATYRVYGLTILKEVCTSTDPTDCGQGGSGPWAAAATGPVGSTAYWRITVANTGSLNLTGITLADPKESGCVTIAGSFDLAAHVTKIFSCSTGPVTDNITNTVTASFVPPGGTTTVTTPPSSATYTVYALTLEKEVCTSATAADCQSPGVGPWAKVTTVPVGTTAYWRITVTNTGKVTLTGITVADATEATCQTAATTAGAFSLAPAATKVLYCSTAALTGDKTNTATATFTPPGTETPQTATSSATAHTQGLTIVKKVCTGTGADCAGATGPWAPTATGPVGSTAYWQITVTNTGSVNLTGVQIADPLAPGCVKTLDVPTGTPQVFYCSSADVQHNLTNVAKATWTVDGRTSSTPDASATYKVYALTVLKEVCQSLTPANCGSGGTGPWGPSTTVPKGGTAYWRITVTNTGDETLTAITLTDSVEPACATAIGGPFTLAKAAVKQVYCSTSNVTADTANTVTGTFTPPDKPPVTVPPTTAEVKVFAMTLLKEVCTSADPANCGSGGIGPWAAAGTGPVGSTAYWRLTATNTGTVALTGITVADVAEPGCATAAGTFALAVAETKRFYCSTSAVTAKKTNTATATFTPPGVPGASPVTTPPTTATYDVFGLTVLKEVCLSAKASNCGTGGTGPWGPTTTVPVGDTAYWRITATNTGSVTLTAITLTDAGEASCGTAIGGPFDLAGGASKVFPCSTAKVGAKKTNTVTGTFTPPDKPPVTIPPTTATVETHGVTLLKEVCPTDDTCSASATGENGSTAHWRITVTNIGSVPLTGVTVADPAEPSCVATMDLAPGEVKYVKCSTANVTAKKVNTATATYTPPSCQKTEATCAAVTTPPSTATYDVPPVVPPVVPTPKPMPVTGSSVAPLFPLGGLLVAAGGLLLWLVRRRRSA, encoded by the coding sequence ATGGGGATGAAGCGGCTCGCTCGGTGGTGTGTCCTGGCTGTCGTGGCGTCAGGGCTGGTCGTGGTGCCGGGGCTCCCGGCTCAGGCGGTGGTCGTCTCGCCGCTGACGCTGTCATATGACAAGAAGATCTACGGCCGCTTCATCACGAACGGCAACGGGGTGATGCAGTGCCCGCCGGCCGGCACGCCCCAGATCGGGACGACGTCGTGCTCGGGCGGGGCGGCGCGCACCGACGCGAACGCGGTCAACGACTGGTTCTCGATGGAGTACGCCAACTCGGACTCCGATCCGCTGACCTTCAACTCCAGCCAGGCGGTGATCCCGATCCCGCCGGGCTCGACGATCGACTACGCGAAGCTGGGTTGGGCCGGCGATGTCGGGGTCGTTGGAGCCAACGGCGGCGGCGTGATCGCACCGGCCTGCACGGCCAACACGCCTCCGAGTCCCCTGCCCCGGGCCGTCCTTCCGCCGGGTTCCCCCTCGACCCAACAGCTCCAGGTCACGGTCGGGACGGGCGGACCGACCACCTCGGTCCCGCCGGCCGTGTTCGTCACCGAGCCGACCCCGGGGCCGGGCGAGCCGCAGTACTACAGCGCCCAGGCCAACATCACCGGGTTGTTCGCCGGGGTCAGCGGCAACACGACGGTGACGGTCGCCAACGTCTGGACGCCGACCGGCTTCAACTGCTTCGGCGGCTGGTCGCTGACGGTGGTGTACAAGTTCCCGGTCCCGGACCCGACGTACGCGCCGGAGCTGCGGGAGATCTTCATCTACGACGGTCATGTCCGCCAGGGTCGCAACGACGCCCCGACCGACACGACGATCACCGGTTTCAAGAACGCCGGCGGCATGGTCCGGGCGGGGGCCACCGCCTACGAGGGCGACTTCGGGATCGTCGGCGACCAGTTCCTGATCAACGACCAGGTGATGGCCGAGCCCGCCACCGGCAAACTGGACAACTTCTTCATCAGTGACGCGGAGAACGCGTCGAACCCCAACAACCCGAACAACTACTCGGTGGACGCGAAGTCCTTCCAACTGCCGGCCGGCGTGGTGAACGCCGGCGATACCTCCGTGAAGCTGACCGTGAAGACCAGCGGCGACTCCTACATGACCACCCAGGTCGTGTTCTCGGTGCCGATCGCCGAACTGCGGGTCCTCAAGGAGGTCTGCCAGTCGAGGGTGGTGGCCGCCTGCACCGGGCCGAGCGGCGCGGGCCCGTGGGCCCCGTCGGTCAACCTGCTGCCCGGCGACACCGCCTACTGGCGGATCACGGTGAAGAACATGAGCGCCGGTAACGCCAACAACGTGGTCCTCAACGACCCGGCCGAGGCGTCGTGCGTGACCGCCGCCGGCACGTTCATGGTGCCGGCCATGTCCAACAAGGTGTTCTACTGCTCCACCGCGAACGTGCAGGACACCAAGCCCAACACCGTGACCAGCAGATTCCCGGCCCCGGACGACCCACCGGGCGTGCTGCGGGAGTCGCCGCCGTCGACGGCCACCGCGTACGTCGCGCGGATGACCCTGAACAAGGAGGTGTGCCAGTCCCAGACGGTCGCCGACTGCCAGAGTCCGACCGGCCCGTGGGTGAAGGCCACCAACATCCCGTACAACTCCAGCGCGCGATGGCGGATCACGGTCACCAACACCGGTGGGGTGGCGCTGACCAATGTGGCGATCGCTGACGCCACCGAGGCCTCCTGCGCGACGACGCTGGACCTGGCGATCGGCGAGACGAAGTACGTCTACTGCGCCACGGCCAACGTGACCGGCGACAAGACGAACACGGCCAGCGCCGAGTTCCCGGCGCCGCCGGGCTCCCCGCCGACCACGCCGTCCACGAAGGTGCCGGAGAGCAGCGCGAGCGTCGGGACGTACCAGGTCGTACTCGTCAAGGAGGTCTGCACCTCCACGACGGTGGCTGACTGCCAGAGCCCGACCGGCCCGTGGGTGAAGACGACGAACGGTCCGGTCGGCTCGACGGCGTACTGGCGGCTCACCCTCACCCACCGCGGCTCCGTGCCCGTCACCGGCATCACGGTCACCGACCCGGGGCAGACGACCTGCGCGCCGCCCGGCACGGTGAACCTGGCCGTGGCGGAGACGAAGTACTACTACTGCAACACCACGAACGTGACGGCGGACAAGACGAACACGGCCACGGCCAGCTACATCCCGCCGGCCGCGCCGCAGGGCACCCCGCCGACCACGGTGACCGACTCGGCCACCTACCGGGTGTACGGCCTGACGATTCTCAAGGAGGTCTGCACCTCGACCGACCCGACGGACTGCGGCCAGGGCGGTAGCGGCCCCTGGGCGGCGGCGGCCACCGGCCCGGTCGGCTCGACGGCGTACTGGCGGATCACCGTGGCCAACACCGGCTCCCTGAACCTGACCGGGATCACGCTCGCGGACCCGAAGGAGTCGGGCTGCGTCACGATCGCCGGCTCGTTCGACCTGGCGGCCCACGTGACGAAGATCTTCTCCTGCTCGACGGGCCCCGTGACGGACAACATCACCAACACGGTGACGGCGAGCTTCGTCCCGCCCGGGGGCACGACGACCGTGACGACGCCGCCGTCGAGCGCGACGTACACCGTCTACGCGCTGACCCTGGAGAAGGAGGTCTGCACGTCCGCGACGGCCGCCGACTGCCAGTCGCCCGGCGTGGGCCCGTGGGCGAAGGTGACGACCGTCCCGGTCGGTACGACCGCCTACTGGCGGATCACGGTCACCAACACCGGCAAGGTCACGCTGACCGGCATCACGGTCGCCGACGCCACCGAGGCGACCTGCCAGACGGCCGCGACCACCGCGGGGGCGTTCAGCCTCGCCCCGGCGGCCACCAAGGTGCTGTACTGCTCCACGGCCGCCCTGACCGGCGACAAGACCAACACGGCGACGGCCACGTTCACCCCGCCGGGCACGGAGACGCCGCAGACGGCCACGTCCTCGGCGACGGCGCACACCCAGGGCCTGACGATCGTGAAGAAGGTGTGCACCGGCACCGGGGCGGACTGCGCCGGGGCGACCGGGCCGTGGGCCCCGACCGCCACCGGACCGGTGGGCTCGACGGCCTACTGGCAGATCACGGTCACCAACACCGGCTCGGTGAACCTGACCGGGGTGCAGATCGCCGACCCGCTCGCCCCCGGGTGCGTGAAGACCCTGGACGTGCCGACCGGTACCCCGCAGGTGTTCTACTGCTCCAGCGCGGACGTCCAGCACAACCTGACGAACGTCGCGAAGGCCACCTGGACGGTCGACGGCCGGACCAGCAGCACCCCGGACGCGTCGGCGACCTACAAGGTGTACGCGCTGACCGTCCTCAAGGAGGTCTGCCAGTCGCTGACGCCCGCGAACTGCGGCAGCGGCGGCACCGGCCCGTGGGGTCCGAGCACCACCGTGCCGAAGGGCGGCACGGCGTACTGGCGGATCACGGTCACCAACACCGGTGACGAGACCCTCACGGCCATCACGCTGACCGACAGCGTCGAGCCGGCGTGCGCCACGGCGATCGGCGGCCCGTTCACCCTGGCCAAGGCGGCGGTGAAGCAGGTGTACTGCTCCACGTCGAACGTCACCGCCGACACCGCCAACACGGTCACCGGCACGTTCACCCCGCCGGACAAGCCGCCGGTGACGGTGCCGCCGACCACGGCGGAGGTCAAGGTGTTCGCGATGACCCTGCTCAAGGAGGTGTGCACCTCCGCGGACCCGGCGAACTGCGGCTCGGGCGGCATCGGCCCCTGGGCGGCGGCGGGCACCGGCCCGGTCGGATCGACCGCGTACTGGCGGCTGACGGCCACCAACACCGGGACGGTGGCCCTCACCGGGATCACGGTCGCCGACGTGGCCGAGCCGGGCTGCGCGACGGCGGCGGGGACGTTCGCCCTGGCCGTGGCGGAGACGAAGCGGTTCTACTGCTCGACCTCCGCGGTGACGGCGAAGAAGACGAACACCGCGACCGCCACGTTCACCCCGCCGGGCGTGCCCGGTGCGTCGCCGGTGACGACACCGCCGACCACAGCGACGTACGACGTGTTCGGGTTGACCGTCCTGAAGGAGGTCTGCCTCTCGGCCAAGGCGTCGAACTGCGGTACCGGCGGCACCGGTCCCTGGGGGCCGACGACCACCGTGCCCGTCGGCGACACCGCGTACTGGCGGATCACGGCCACCAACACCGGTTCCGTGACGCTGACGGCGATCACGCTCACCGACGCCGGTGAGGCGAGCTGCGGCACGGCGATCGGCGGCCCGTTCGACCTGGCCGGCGGGGCGTCGAAGGTCTTCCCATGCTCCACGGCCAAGGTCGGGGCGAAGAAGACCAACACCGTGACGGGTACGTTCACCCCGCCCGACAAGCCGCCGGTGACGATCCCGCCCACGACGGCGACGGTCGAGACCCACGGGGTGACCCTGCTCAAGGAGGTCTGCCCGACGGACGACACGTGTTCGGCATCGGCGACCGGGGAGAACGGCTCCACGGCGCACTGGCGGATCACGGTCACCAACATCGGCAGCGTGCCGCTGACCGGGGTCACGGTGGCCGACCCCGCCGAGCCGTCCTGCGTGGCCACGATGGACCTGGCACCGGGCGAGGTGAAGTACGTCAAGTGTTCGACGGCCAACGTCACCGCGAAGAAGGTGAACACCGCGACGGCCACGTACACGCCGCCGAGCTGCCAGAAGACGGAGGCCACGTGCGCCGCGGTGACGACGCCGCCGTCCACGGCGACCTACGACGTGCCGCCGGTGGTCCCGCCGGTCGTGCCGACCCCGAAACCGATGCCGGTGACCGGTTCCTCGGTGGCACCGCTGTTCCCGCTGGGCGGGTTGCTGGTGGCCGCGGGTGGACTGCTGCTGTGGCTGGTGCGCAGGAGGCGCTCGGCCTAG
- a CDS encoding DUF3097 domain-containing protein, whose translation MDVLAGDWRRRREVPTVEAELDLVVEDATGDFCGAVVGYEADGVVLEDRRGRRRVFPLLPAAFLLDGAVVTLIRPAPGPVAPQKRRTASGSVAVPGAPARVARAGRIWVEGIHDAALVERIWGDDLRVEGVVVEPLDGVDDLPEAVRAFDPGPGARLGVLVDHLVAGSKESRIVASVTNPHVLVTGHPYVDIWQAVKPARLGIAAWPVVPRGQPWKEGVCAALGVAEPYELWRRILASVRDFRDVEAPLLGAVEHLIDFVTEPAER comes from the coding sequence ATGGACGTCTTGGCGGGTGACTGGCGGCGGCGGCGCGAGGTGCCGACCGTGGAGGCTGAGCTGGACCTCGTCGTGGAGGACGCCACCGGCGACTTCTGCGGAGCGGTGGTCGGCTACGAGGCCGACGGCGTGGTCCTGGAGGACCGCAGGGGTCGGCGGCGGGTGTTCCCGCTGCTCCCGGCGGCGTTCCTGCTCGACGGCGCCGTGGTGACCCTGATCCGGCCCGCGCCCGGCCCGGTGGCCCCCCAGAAGCGGCGCACCGCCTCGGGTTCGGTGGCCGTGCCCGGCGCGCCCGCCCGGGTGGCCCGCGCCGGACGGATCTGGGTGGAGGGCATCCACGACGCGGCCCTGGTCGAGCGGATCTGGGGCGACGACCTGCGGGTCGAGGGCGTCGTGGTCGAGCCGTTGGACGGCGTCGACGACCTGCCGGAGGCGGTCCGGGCCTTCGATCCCGGTCCGGGCGCGCGGTTGGGCGTCCTCGTCGACCATCTGGTCGCGGGGAGCAAGGAGTCCCGGATCGTCGCTTCCGTGACGAACCCGCACGTCCTGGTCACCGGCCATCCCTATGTGGACATCTGGCAGGCCGTGAAGCCCGCCCGGCTGGGGATCGCCGCGTGGCCGGTGGTGCCGCGCGGTCAGCCCTGGAAGGAGGGGGTGTGCGCCGCGCTCGGGGTCGCCGAGCCGTACGAGCTGTGGCGGCGGATCCTCGCCAGCGTCCGCGACTTCCGGGACGTGGAGGCCCCGTTGCTGGGCGCGGTGGAGCACCTGATCGACTTCGTCACGGAGCCGGCGGAACGGTAG
- a CDS encoding ferrochelatase yields the protein MTYDAFLLVSFGGPEGPDDVAPFLANVTRGRGVPPERLAEVAEHYRHFGGVSPINEQCRLLMAGLRDRIDLPIYWGNRNWRPYLVDALRDMRDAGIHRVLAFVTSPYGSYSSCRQYLDDIAAARAALGERAPEVDKLRHFHDHPLFIAAHVDAVKAALATLPDPANARLAFTAHSIPVSMADTAGPVRNGGRYVAQLRETARLVAAAAAPDLPYELVWQSRSGPPVIPWLEPDVNDHLAALSAEGVTGVVVSPIGFISDHIEVLWDLDHEAAETAEKLGLAYARAATPTDDPRFIDMLVELIEERRSPGGDRAALGEIPTWDRCAPGCCPAPPKRR from the coding sequence GTGACCTACGACGCCTTCCTCCTCGTCTCCTTTGGCGGCCCCGAAGGGCCCGACGACGTGGCGCCGTTCCTGGCGAACGTGACGCGCGGCAGAGGAGTCCCCCCGGAGAGGCTCGCCGAGGTGGCGGAGCACTACCGGCACTTCGGCGGGGTGTCCCCGATCAACGAGCAGTGCCGGCTGTTGATGGCCGGGCTCCGCGACCGGATCGACCTTCCGATCTACTGGGGCAACCGCAACTGGCGGCCGTATCTTGTCGACGCGCTCCGGGACATGCGCGACGCCGGCATCCACCGGGTGCTGGCGTTCGTCACCAGCCCGTACGGGTCGTACTCGTCGTGCCGGCAGTACCTCGACGACATCGCCGCCGCCCGCGCGGCCCTCGGCGAGCGGGCCCCCGAGGTCGACAAGCTCCGGCACTTCCACGACCATCCGCTGTTCATCGCCGCGCACGTCGACGCGGTGAAGGCGGCGCTGGCCACCCTGCCGGACCCGGCCAACGCCCGGCTCGCGTTCACCGCGCACAGCATCCCGGTGTCCATGGCGGACACGGCCGGCCCGGTGCGCAACGGCGGCCGGTACGTGGCCCAGCTGCGCGAGACCGCCCGGCTGGTCGCCGCCGCCGCCGCCCCGGACCTGCCCTACGAACTGGTCTGGCAGTCCCGGTCCGGCCCGCCGGTCATCCCGTGGCTGGAGCCCGACGTCAACGACCACCTGGCGGCGCTGTCGGCCGAGGGGGTCACCGGGGTCGTGGTCAGCCCGATCGGGTTCATCTCCGACCACATCGAGGTGCTCTGGGACCTCGACCACGAGGCGGCGGAGACGGCCGAGAAGCTCGGACTCGCCTACGCCCGGGCGGCCACGCCCACCGACGACCCGCGCTTCATCGACATGCTCGTCGAGCTGATCGAGGAGCGGCGCAGCCCGGGCGGCGACCGAGCGGCCCTCGGCGAGATCCCCACCTGGGACCGGTGTGCCCCCGGGTGCTGTCCGGCACCGCCGAAGCGTCGATAA
- the fabI gene encoding enoyl-ACP reductase FabI — MSGLLAGKRILVTGIITDASIAFATAKLAQEQGAEVVVTGYGRLSLVERIVKRLPKPVGAVIELDATNPEHLAGLADKVREQVDGLDGVVHAIAFGPQGALGGGFMTASWEDVGTAIHASTYSYKALATACLPLMRPGGSIVGLTFDATLAWPVYDWMGVAKAGLESTSRYLAQYLGEKGIRSNLVSAGPLRTMAAKSIPGFEKFEQSWVDRAPLGWDLTDCEPTGKAVCALLSDWFPATTGEIVHVDGGFHAIGA; from the coding sequence ATGTCTGGACTGCTCGCCGGCAAGCGCATCCTCGTCACCGGCATCATCACCGACGCGTCCATCGCGTTCGCGACGGCCAAGCTCGCCCAGGAACAGGGCGCCGAGGTCGTCGTCACCGGCTACGGCCGGCTGTCCCTCGTGGAGCGGATCGTCAAGCGGCTGCCGAAGCCGGTCGGCGCGGTCATCGAGCTGGACGCGACCAACCCCGAACACCTGGCCGGCCTGGCCGACAAGGTCCGCGAGCAGGTCGACGGGCTCGACGGCGTGGTGCACGCCATCGCGTTCGGCCCGCAGGGCGCGCTCGGCGGCGGCTTCATGACCGCCTCCTGGGAGGACGTCGGCACCGCGATCCACGCGTCCACCTACTCCTACAAGGCGCTCGCGACGGCCTGCCTGCCGCTGATGCGGCCGGGCGGCTCGATCGTCGGGCTCACCTTCGACGCGACCCTCGCCTGGCCGGTGTACGACTGGATGGGCGTCGCCAAGGCCGGGCTGGAGTCGACGTCGCGCTACCTGGCCCAGTACCTGGGCGAGAAGGGCATCCGGAGCAACCTGGTCTCCGCCGGCCCGCTGCGCACCATGGCCGCCAAGTCGATCCCCGGCTTCGAGAAGTTCGAGCAGTCGTGGGTCGACCGCGCGCCGCTCGGCTGGGACCTGACCGACTGCGAGCCGACCGGCAAGGCCGTCTGCGCGCTGCTGTCCGACTGGTTCCCCGCGACGACCGGCGAGATCGTGCACGTCGATGGCGGCTTCCACGCGATCGGCGCCTGA